Proteins encoded within one genomic window of Candidatus Zymogenaceae bacterium:
- a CDS encoding 2-hydroxyacyl-CoA dehydratase, translated as MLKTMLSEMKKRSRAALEKRWSPRFFWFSQWAETMLRAFEKDMPTVFTTYYTFPMEILAAFDVAHFDFELAASMLASTELAEPLLVRADDLGYDTDICSFHRASMGAHDMSLYPESKLFLTTSSFCNGKWKVNEVLSRSMNAEPYLVSIPQDMSVESIRYVATQLREAAEKISVVSGQAFDIDRLREALRISNQARTAHLRMLECLKHRPAPWGGIQLMQYSIFSRMFAGTKTQKTIHEAFADALGERIESGTLRPESRRLYWFAWVPTYQTNIFDTFARYETAVVHFETLNVFWDELDERNPFESLALKCLQDPFQGPTEHRLSGLSGLFEDFSIDGAVLFATPGCRHSSGAYGIIRDAVVDQGRPFLMLDVDIGDPRKYAPEQTGIRLEGFMELLHNNERAFPS; from the coding sequence ATGCTTAAAACCATGCTTTCCGAGATGAAAAAACGGTCTCGTGCGGCGCTGGAAAAACGGTGGAGTCCCCGATTCTTTTGGTTTTCCCAGTGGGCGGAGACGATGCTTCGAGCCTTCGAGAAGGATATGCCGACAGTATTCACCACTTATTACACATTTCCGATGGAAATCCTGGCCGCCTTTGATGTCGCCCATTTTGATTTCGAGCTGGCCGCTTCCATGCTCGCATCAACGGAGCTTGCCGAGCCCCTGCTGGTGCGTGCCGACGACCTGGGATACGATACAGACATCTGCTCATTTCATCGGGCGAGCATGGGCGCCCATGATATGAGCCTCTACCCGGAATCCAAACTGTTTCTGACCACGTCGTCATTCTGTAACGGCAAGTGGAAAGTCAACGAGGTCCTGAGCAGATCTATGAATGCGGAGCCCTACCTGGTATCCATCCCCCAGGATATGTCCGTCGAATCGATTCGGTATGTGGCGACCCAGCTCAGGGAGGCTGCGGAAAAGATCTCCGTGGTTTCGGGACAGGCCTTTGATATCGACAGGCTCAGGGAGGCGCTTCGTATATCAAATCAGGCTCGAACGGCGCATCTGAGGATGCTGGAGTGCCTGAAACACCGTCCCGCCCCCTGGGGCGGCATTCAGTTGATGCAATATTCAATATTTTCCCGGATGTTTGCCGGAACGAAGACCCAAAAAACCATTCACGAAGCCTTCGCCGATGCGCTTGGGGAGCGGATCGAATCAGGAACGCTTCGACCGGAAAGTAGAAGGCTCTATTGGTTCGCCTGGGTTCCCACCTATCAGACGAATATCTTCGATACCTTCGCCCGATATGAAACCGCCGTCGTTCATTTTGAAACCCTGAACGTCTTCTGGGACGAACTGGACGAGAGGAATCCGTTTGAATCCCTGGCGCTGAAATGCCTCCAGGATCCCTTCCAGGGGCCGACGGAACACAGGCTCTCGGGGCTTTCGGGCCTCTTCGAAGATTTTTCCATCGACGGGGCCGTATTGTTCGCCACTCCGGGATGTCGCCACTCCAGCGGTGCATACGGCATCATCAGGGACGCCGTGGTCGATCAAGGACGTCCCTTCCTCATGCTGGATGTCGACATCGGTGATCCCAGGAAATATGCGCCCGAACAAACCGGCATCAGGCTGGAGGGATTTATGGAACTTCTTCACAACAACGAACGGGCTTTTCCGTCGTGA
- a CDS encoding TIGR04076 family protein translates to MKITAEMWDMLQEHLGYTDEQMKMFKDLPRNTDVMVKAPDLMNKTITCTVVDSHGCNSRHRVGETFYFDGVGNLLTKLSPKRICVHALNAMSPLIFTVNELIYAGVDPNDIRFNRLGCLDVGVKCGGWGRIVLEIKVIDRIKK, encoded by the coding sequence ATGAAAATCACAGCAGAAATGTGGGACATGCTCCAGGAACATCTGGGCTACACCGACGAGCAGATGAAGATGTTTAAAGATCTTCCTCGAAACACCGACGTGATGGTGAAGGCGCCCGATCTTATGAACAAAACCATCACCTGCACGGTTGTCGACTCCCACGGCTGCAACAGCCGCCACAGGGTCGGCGAGACGTTCTATTTCGACGGGGTGGGAAACCTCCTGACAAAACTCAGTCCGAAGCGCATTTGCGTCCACGCCCTCAATGCCATGTCGCCGTTGATCTTTACCGTAAATGAACTGATCTATGCCGGCGTCGATCCCAATGACATCCGCTTCAATCGTCTCGGCTGCCTTGATGTGGGCGTCAAGTGCGGCGGATGGGGGAGAATCGTCCTGGAAATCAAAGTCATCGATCGCATAAAAAAGTAA
- a CDS encoding 2-hydroxyacyl-CoA dehydratase: MKNVLYACSYVPVEIVTACGLTPVWLLPEGEPQNADQYIHSLLCPYVRKLCAAVMSDIADMPVGVILTNSCDGMRRLADVIRVYRPDLPLLFLDVPHKTDPESVDLFAVRLRQFADKLASTFQGRPADDDALWRSIGRHNSVRLDMQELFMQLRTATPIVSGSEVFQFSKEAITSDIDDFLPSLHRFLAHISGRKRSMASRPASRIMIYGNILTTPDLVRIIENSGAVVVSLDHCFGERCFDLPVSTDTDSPYTALARRYLTRSPCPRMGGLLDQRIVDIASLAEEARADGVIYSSVMHCDHFLYDAPSTIGSLKGRDVPVLLLRHDGEWNALGQVKTRIEAFLETIENRKVHRYA; the protein is encoded by the coding sequence ATGAAAAACGTTCTGTATGCGTGTTCATACGTTCCCGTTGAAATCGTGACCGCCTGCGGTCTCACTCCGGTCTGGCTTTTGCCCGAAGGCGAGCCGCAAAACGCCGATCAGTATATCCATTCTCTCCTCTGTCCTTACGTGAGAAAGCTCTGCGCCGCCGTCATGTCCGATATCGCAGACATGCCGGTTGGAGTAATCCTGACCAACTCCTGCGACGGGATGCGACGCCTGGCCGACGTCATCCGTGTCTATCGTCCGGACCTGCCCCTCCTTTTTCTGGATGTGCCGCACAAGACGGATCCCGAATCCGTCGATCTGTTTGCAGTGCGACTCCGCCAATTCGCCGATAAACTGGCATCGACTTTTCAGGGGAGACCGGCGGACGACGACGCCCTGTGGCGGTCGATCGGCAGGCACAACAGCGTCCGCCTCGACATGCAGGAGCTTTTCATGCAGCTCAGAACGGCGACTCCCATCGTCTCGGGCTCCGAGGTTTTCCAGTTTTCAAAGGAGGCGATCACATCGGACATCGACGACTTCCTCCCCTCACTGCATCGTTTCCTTGCACACATCAGCGGGCGAAAACGGTCGATGGCCTCCCGGCCGGCTTCTCGGATCATGATTTATGGAAACATCCTGACCACACCGGATCTTGTCCGAATTATTGAAAATTCCGGCGCCGTCGTGGTGTCTCTGGATCATTGTTTCGGCGAGCGTTGCTTCGATCTTCCCGTCTCAACCGACACCGATTCCCCCTATACCGCCCTCGCCCGGCGATACCTCACCCGTTCTCCCTGTCCCCGCATGGGGGGGCTTTTGGACCAGCGGATAGTCGACATCGCATCCCTGGCCGAAGAAGCACGGGCCGACGGCGTGATCTACAGCAGTGTCATGCATTGCGACCATTTTCTCTACGACGCACCCTCTACCATCGGCAGCCTCAAGGGACGGGATGTGCCGGTTCTTTTGCTTCGGCACGACGGTGAATGGAATGCTCTTGGACAGGTCAAAACCCGTATCGAGGCGTTCCTTGAGACAATAGAGAATCGAAAGGTGCACCGCTATGCTTAA
- a CDS encoding site-specific integrase: MPRIKTLKDKHGNTVYEVDYRVMVDGVSMGSKKRLHGVTIHEARHFMNTRVNEIYAGKYVKKKKKYRISKLIHEYLNYSKENKAQNTYKQDDLVLNRFLEYVGDLDMENLSGFMLEKYKHERLKKNKKSSANIDIIKIKAFTSWCEKVGYIETNPFKHVRYFKEDRPPVRVLSAGEKVMLLENANPRTRLFIELALNTGMRHGEILNLRWDDIDFKNGSLFVRTSKTGDSRTIPINSHLLQVLLEAEKDQKCDWIISHNGNKMATMKKGFAATVHRAGIPYARVHDLRHTFITDMQQAKVDIRTIMEFSGHKTFEMFKRYSHPQPDHMKEAIESLVDTRDQKNFGRILETLRIDKKVGEDK; encoded by the coding sequence ATGCCCCGAATCAAAACACTGAAAGATAAGCACGGCAACACCGTTTATGAGGTTGATTACCGTGTGATGGTAGATGGCGTGAGCATGGGGTCGAAGAAGAGATTGCATGGTGTAACGATCCATGAGGCACGACATTTCATGAACACGAGGGTGAATGAGATCTATGCGGGGAAGTATGTTAAGAAAAAGAAGAAGTACAGAATATCAAAGTTGATTCATGAGTATTTGAATTACTCGAAAGAGAATAAAGCCCAAAACACCTACAAGCAGGACGATCTTGTACTCAACCGTTTTCTTGAGTATGTCGGTGATTTAGACATGGAAAATCTGAGCGGTTTTATGCTCGAAAAATATAAACATGAGCGTTTGAAAAAAAACAAAAAGAGTTCGGCAAATATTGATATCATAAAAATCAAGGCTTTTACGTCCTGGTGTGAGAAGGTCGGGTATATTGAGACAAATCCATTTAAGCACGTTCGTTATTTCAAGGAGGATCGGCCTCCGGTACGAGTTCTTTCAGCCGGAGAAAAAGTAATGCTGCTTGAAAATGCCAATCCCAGGACACGTCTGTTTATCGAGTTGGCATTGAACACGGGTATGAGGCACGGTGAGATATTGAATCTGAGGTGGGACGATATAGATTTCAAGAACGGCTCTTTATTTGTACGCACGAGCAAAACCGGTGATTCTCGTACTATCCCTATAAACAGTCATCTGCTTCAAGTTTTATTAGAAGCCGAGAAAGATCAGAAATGTGACTGGATAATATCGCACAATGGGAATAAGATGGCAACAATGAAAAAGGGTTTCGCCGCGACTGTTCATCGTGCCGGGATTCCTTATGCCAGGGTACATGATCTCAGGCATACTTTTATAACCGACATGCAGCAAGCAAAAGTAGATATACGGACTATAATGGAATTCTCCGGTCATAAAACCTTTGAAATGTTCAAGAGATATTCCCACCCTCAGCCGGATCATATGAAAGAGGCGATAGAGAGTTTGGTAGATACCAGAGATCAAAAAAATTTTGGAAGAATTTTGGAAACATTGAGAATTGACAAAAAGGTGGGAGAAGATAAATAG
- a CDS encoding acyl-CoA dehydrogenase: MKNYLVDPRDQQFVLYEQLGLDELCGTEPFEEHTREIFDMVLKEAERYAVEVIEPTIKDGEDEGCRLEDGDVLVPKSFHPAYERYREGGWISMSREPSVGGQGLPYLLEVASREFLNCNAALCAYPGLAEGAAHLIQEFGTEQQKRVYMEKMFAGAWGGTMVLTEPGAGSDVGALTTTAKKESDGPYTITGTKIFITGGDQDLTENIVHMVLARIEGAPAGTRGVSLFLVPKYLVNNDGTLGRRNDYTIGGIEKKMGFKGSATCLMNFGDNGACYAELLGEENRGMRNMFVLMNEARIGVGLKGLSAASRSYMLALKYSRERIQGTDLANFRNPEAPRVPIINHPDVRRMLLWMKSHTEALRAMIYFAAWCEDKVKTTRDIDEQEKWHGLFELLTPIVKSYGSDIGFSVADQAIMVHGGYGYIKEYPVEQILRDVKIAAIFEGTNGIQALDLVGRKLGQKQGAHFAGLMEHMRKTLNTDKESTNGVTPLIKEAQSAVNTLEEMAEFFARCSKEGKFLVPISNASPFLSMTATIISAWMLVWQAAIAQERLDSLSREKNVTPDDWVNWARFLNDTPDAAFYAGKIASATYFINNILPQADAIARAIKTEDLSLIEIADASFGPD, from the coding sequence ATGAAGAACTATCTAGTAGACCCTCGGGACCAGCAGTTCGTGCTGTATGAACAGTTGGGGCTGGACGAACTGTGCGGAACCGAACCCTTTGAGGAGCATACCAGAGAAATATTCGACATGGTCTTGAAGGAGGCGGAGCGATACGCCGTTGAGGTGATTGAGCCGACTATCAAGGACGGGGAGGATGAGGGGTGCCGCCTCGAGGACGGTGATGTCCTGGTACCGAAGTCGTTTCACCCCGCATACGAGCGATATCGCGAGGGCGGTTGGATTTCGATGAGCCGTGAACCCTCTGTTGGGGGGCAGGGCCTGCCGTATCTTCTGGAAGTCGCATCCCGGGAATTTTTGAACTGTAACGCGGCGTTATGCGCCTATCCCGGTCTTGCCGAGGGAGCGGCACACCTGATTCAGGAATTCGGCACCGAGCAGCAGAAGCGCGTGTACATGGAGAAGATGTTCGCCGGCGCCTGGGGCGGCACCATGGTGCTGACCGAGCCTGGGGCCGGGTCGGACGTTGGGGCGCTGACCACCACCGCCAAAAAAGAATCTGACGGCCCATACACCATCACCGGCACCAAGATATTCATCACCGGCGGCGATCAAGACCTCACCGAGAACATCGTCCACATGGTGCTGGCCCGTATCGAGGGGGCCCCAGCGGGAACCCGCGGCGTCTCCCTGTTCCTGGTTCCCAAGTACCTGGTCAACAACGACGGCACACTGGGACGCCGAAACGATTATACCATCGGAGGCATTGAGAAGAAGATGGGATTTAAGGGCTCGGCGACGTGCCTGATGAACTTCGGCGACAACGGCGCCTGTTACGCAGAGCTTCTGGGAGAGGAAAACCGGGGTATGAGGAACATGTTCGTCCTGATGAACGAGGCCAGGATCGGCGTCGGCCTCAAGGGTCTTTCGGCCGCATCGCGATCGTACATGCTCGCCCTCAAGTACTCCCGGGAACGTATCCAGGGCACGGACCTTGCCAACTTCAGGAATCCCGAGGCGCCCCGGGTGCCGATCATCAACCACCCGGACGTCCGCAGGATGCTTCTCTGGATGAAGTCCCATACCGAGGCACTCAGGGCGATGATCTATTTTGCCGCCTGGTGTGAGGACAAAGTCAAAACAACACGGGATATTGACGAGCAGGAAAAATGGCACGGCCTTTTTGAACTGCTCACACCCATCGTCAAGTCGTATGGATCGGACATCGGTTTCTCGGTGGCGGACCAGGCCATCATGGTGCACGGTGGATACGGCTACATCAAAGAATACCCGGTGGAGCAGATCCTGCGTGACGTGAAGATTGCGGCGATCTTCGAGGGAACGAACGGCATCCAGGCGTTGGATCTTGTGGGAAGAAAATTGGGCCAGAAACAGGGGGCGCACTTCGCTGGTCTCATGGAGCACATGCGAAAGACCCTGAACACCGATAAGGAATCGACAAATGGTGTGACACCTCTCATCAAAGAGGCACAGTCGGCGGTGAATACCCTTGAGGAGATGGCAGAGTTCTTCGCCCGGTGCAGCAAGGAGGGAAAATTCCTGGTACCGATCAGCAACGCGTCGCCCTTTTTGAGCATGACGGCGACAATCATATCCGCCTGGATGCTGGTCTGGCAGGCTGCTATCGCACAGGAAAGGCTCGATTCCCTCTCCCGTGAAAAGAATGTTACGCCGGACGACTGGGTCAACTGGGCGCGGTTTCTCAACGATACGCCCGATGCCGCGTTCTACGCAGGGAAAATCGCCTCGGCCACCTACTTCATCAACAACATACTCCCACAGGCGGACGCCATCGCCCGGGCCATAAAGACCGAAGATTTGTCACTCATCGAAATCGCCGATGCGTCATTCGGACCCGATTGA